Proteins encoded by one window of Streptomyces sp. NBC_01477:
- a CDS encoding glycosyltransferase — MTVTTVIAGLSLLVWVWLLLGQGFFWRTDVRLPRHIAEPSAWPTVAVVVPARDEAAVLGLSLPSLLAQQYPGRAEIFLVDDGSTDGTGDVARELAERHGGLPLTVSSPGEPPPGWTGKLWAVRHGVALARERTGAEYLLLTDADIAHRPDSLRALAAAAVGADLDMVSQMARLRVETGWERLIVPAFVYFFSQLYPFRWINRRRGRTAAAAGGCVLIRATAVDAAGVPDSIRQSVIDDIALARAVRRSGGRIWLGLADSVDSVRPYPDLGELWRMVSRSAYAQLRHSPAVLLGTVLGLVLIYLVPPAAAMGGAATGTWPLCALGAAAWAVMTATYLPMLRYYGQRRWLALTLPYTAALYLLMTVDSAVQHYRGRGAAWKGRTYSRPDPT; from the coding sequence GTGACGGTGACGACAGTGATCGCAGGGCTGTCCCTGCTGGTGTGGGTGTGGCTGCTGCTGGGGCAGGGCTTCTTCTGGCGCACGGACGTACGGCTGCCGCGGCACATTGCCGAGCCCTCCGCATGGCCGACGGTGGCCGTCGTGGTGCCCGCCAGGGACGAGGCGGCGGTGCTCGGGCTGAGCCTGCCGTCGCTGCTGGCGCAGCAGTATCCGGGGCGGGCCGAGATCTTCCTGGTCGACGACGGCAGCACCGACGGGACCGGGGACGTCGCCCGTGAACTGGCCGAGCGGCACGGCGGGCTGCCGCTGACCGTCTCCTCCCCCGGCGAGCCGCCGCCCGGCTGGACCGGCAAGCTGTGGGCCGTACGCCACGGCGTCGCGCTCGCGCGCGAGCGCACCGGGGCGGAGTATCTGCTGCTCACCGACGCCGACATCGCGCACCGCCCGGACAGTCTGCGCGCCCTGGCCGCAGCGGCGGTCGGCGCGGACCTCGACATGGTGTCGCAGATGGCCAGGCTGCGGGTCGAGACCGGCTGGGAGCGGCTGATCGTCCCGGCGTTCGTCTACTTCTTCTCGCAGCTCTACCCCTTCCGGTGGATCAACCGCAGGCGCGGGCGCACCGCGGCGGCGGCAGGGGGCTGCGTCCTGATCCGCGCCACGGCCGTCGACGCGGCGGGCGTCCCCGACAGCATCCGGCAGTCCGTCATCGACGACATCGCCCTGGCGCGGGCGGTCCGGCGCTCGGGCGGGCGGATCTGGCTCGGCCTCGCCGACAGCGTCGACAGCGTCCGCCCCTACCCGGACCTCGGCGAACTGTGGCGGATGGTCTCGCGCAGCGCCTACGCCCAGCTCCGCCACAGCCCCGCGGTGCTCCTCGGTACGGTGCTCGGCCTCGTCCTGATCTACCTCGTCCCCCCGGCCGCCGCCATGGGCGGCGCCGCCACCGGTACGTGGCCGCTGTGCGCGCTCGGCGCCGCCGCGTGGGCCGTCATGACGGCGACGTATCTCCCGATGCTGCGCTACTACGGCCAGCGGCGGTGGCTCGCCCTCACGCTTCCCTACACCGCCGCGCTGTACCTCCTCATGACCGTCGACTCCGCCGTCCAGCACTACCGCGGCCGCGGAGCGGCCTGGAAGGGCCGCACCTACTCCCGCCCCGACCCGACCTAG
- a CDS encoding MOSC domain-containing protein has protein sequence MTTPRLSALHVYPVKSLRAVGMQEAVVEPWGLAGDRRWMLVDAAADSALTQREQPRLALLAALPVGGGGLRLTGPGLPPLDVLPPTEGPLRTVRLFAGKVDVLSAGEEADAWFSGFLGMAARLVHLDDPAVRRPIDPQYALPGETVSLADGYPLLVTTAASLDALNALIAAGDRAQEGPLPMNRFRPNAVIEGTAPWAEDDWRRVRIGEVTFRVPKACSRCVVTTTDQDAGTRGKEPLRTLGRHRRIGSGLIFGQNLVPEHSGTLRVGDPLTMVK, from the coding sequence ATGACCACGCCTCGTCTCAGCGCGCTGCACGTGTACCCGGTCAAGTCGCTGCGCGCCGTCGGCATGCAGGAGGCGGTCGTCGAGCCGTGGGGGCTCGCGGGGGACCGCCGCTGGATGCTGGTCGACGCCGCCGCCGACAGCGCGCTGACCCAGCGGGAACAACCGCGTCTGGCGCTGCTCGCCGCACTGCCCGTGGGGGGTGGCGGCCTGCGGCTGACCGGGCCCGGGCTCCCGCCGCTGGACGTCCTGCCGCCCACCGAGGGGCCGTTGCGGACGGTGCGGCTCTTCGCCGGCAAGGTCGACGTCCTGTCCGCGGGCGAGGAGGCCGACGCCTGGTTCTCCGGCTTCCTGGGAATGGCGGCGCGGCTGGTGCACCTGGACGACCCTGCGGTCCGGCGCCCGATCGACCCGCAGTACGCGCTGCCCGGTGAGACGGTCAGCCTCGCCGACGGCTATCCGCTGCTGGTCACCACGGCCGCCTCGCTCGACGCCCTGAACGCGCTGATCGCCGCGGGCGACCGGGCGCAGGAGGGTCCGCTGCCGATGAACCGCTTCCGGCCCAACGCGGTGATCGAGGGCACCGCGCCCTGGGCCGAGGACGACTGGCGCCGGGTGCGGATCGGCGAGGTGACCTTCCGGGTGCCCAAGGCCTGCTCGCGCTGCGTGGTCACCACCACCGACCAGGACGCCGGGACCCGCGGCAAGGAGCCGCTGCGCACCCTGGGCCGGCACCGCAGGATCGGATCCGGGCTGATTTTCGGACAGAATCTGGTACCCGAGCATTCCGGAACCCTGCGCGTGGGCGATCCGTTGACGATGGTGAAGTAA
- the dhaK gene encoding dihydroxyacetone kinase subunit DhaK, translating into MKMLINVAENVVADALRGFAAAHPELTVDVEHRLIVRRGSPYEGKVGLVSGGGSGHEPLHGGFVGKGMLDAACPGEVFTSPVPDQMVRAAAAVDSGAGVLFIVKNYTGDVLNFQMAAELAEDEGVQVVSVLVDDDVAVTDSLYTAGRRGTGATLFVEKIAGAAAEEGAPLDRVAALARRVNAASRSFGVALSACSTPSKGGPTFDLPDGELELGVGIHGEPGRERRAMMTSGEIADVTVEAVVSDLNPDGPVLVLVNGMGATPLLELYGFNAEVQRALAERRIPVARTLVGNYVTSLDMAGASVTICQVDEELLRLWDAPVATPGLRWGC; encoded by the coding sequence ATGAAGATGCTGATCAACGTCGCCGAGAACGTGGTCGCCGATGCGCTGCGCGGTTTCGCCGCCGCTCATCCCGAGCTGACCGTCGATGTCGAGCACCGGCTGATAGTGCGGCGCGGCTCGCCGTACGAGGGGAAGGTGGGGCTGGTCTCCGGCGGCGGGTCGGGGCACGAGCCGCTGCACGGCGGATTCGTCGGCAAGGGCATGCTGGACGCGGCCTGTCCCGGCGAGGTGTTCACCTCTCCGGTGCCCGACCAGATGGTACGGGCGGCGGCGGCCGTCGACAGCGGCGCCGGGGTGCTCTTCATCGTGAAGAACTACACCGGTGACGTGCTGAACTTCCAGATGGCCGCCGAACTGGCCGAGGACGAGGGCGTGCAGGTCGTCAGCGTCCTGGTGGACGACGACGTGGCCGTGACCGACAGCCTCTACACCGCGGGGCGGCGCGGCACGGGCGCCACGCTCTTCGTCGAGAAGATCGCCGGCGCCGCAGCGGAGGAGGGCGCGCCGCTCGACCGGGTGGCGGCGCTGGCCCGCCGGGTCAATGCCGCGTCCCGCAGCTTCGGTGTGGCCCTCAGCGCGTGCAGCACCCCGTCCAAGGGCGGCCCGACCTTCGACCTGCCGGACGGTGAGCTGGAACTGGGTGTCGGCATCCACGGCGAACCGGGGCGGGAGCGGCGGGCCATGATGACGTCGGGCGAGATAGCCGATGTCACCGTCGAGGCGGTGGTGTCCGACCTCAACCCGGACGGGCCGGTGCTCGTCCTGGTCAACGGCATGGGCGCGACCCCGCTGCTCGAACTCTACGGTTTCAACGCCGAGGTGCAGCGCGCGCTGGCCGAACGCCGAATACCGGTGGCCCGCACCCTGGTCGGCAACTATGTGACGTCGCTGGACATGGCGGGCGCCTCGGTGACGATCTGCCAGGTCGACGAGGAGCTGCTGCGGCTGTGGGACGCCCCGGTCGCCACCCCGGGCCTGCGCTGGGGCTGCTGA
- a CDS encoding O-antigen ligase family protein — protein MDTTAGGTPGATRTGRGDGPPQDPGTVRRDGGGVTDAVGIVVLACCAVWALVAAAGRPARPEGALLALLAVAAGYALGRILGALLPVLAPTAAVTAVLALVLVPPTRLSAHPDAPPLGYPNADAALLVLAAGAACCAAWATRGGARRIALHAVGAGAAVTALALGSAAGFAAGAAIVLCSLAAARARRRLPGLAGLALAAALVVGGSCAVATDTLPPGLSQSLTGQLTQPRVELWHQAVTLAAHHPLRGVGPERFADEATPSSELAPVAESPQSAPLQLAAEQGIPGAALLAAGFCWLLTALWRSPRPTPVVLTAAATLTCLAMLATVDHVLSYAVVTAGAGFLAGVATAHPFTAEPLG, from the coding sequence ATGGACACGACGGCCGGCGGGACGCCGGGCGCCACCCGTACGGGCCGCGGCGACGGTCCGCCGCAAGACCCCGGCACCGTCCGGCGGGACGGCGGCGGGGTCACCGACGCGGTCGGAATCGTGGTATTGGCCTGCTGCGCCGTCTGGGCGCTGGTCGCCGCCGCCGGGCGGCCGGCCCGCCCCGAGGGCGCCCTGCTCGCGCTGCTCGCCGTCGCCGCGGGTTACGCCCTCGGCCGCATCCTGGGCGCGCTGCTGCCCGTACTGGCGCCGACGGCCGCGGTGACGGCCGTCCTGGCCCTGGTGCTCGTACCGCCGACCCGGCTGTCGGCCCATCCGGACGCGCCGCCGCTCGGCTATCCGAACGCCGACGCCGCACTGCTCGTGCTGGCCGCGGGCGCCGCCTGCTGCGCCGCCTGGGCCACCCGGGGCGGGGCGAGGCGGATCGCCCTGCACGCGGTGGGCGCGGGCGCGGCCGTCACGGCGCTCGCGCTCGGCTCGGCGGCCGGCTTCGCGGCGGGCGCCGCGATCGTGCTGTGCTCGCTGGCCGCGGCCCGTGCACGACGCAGGCTGCCCGGCCTGGCCGGGCTCGCCCTGGCCGCGGCGCTCGTGGTCGGCGGCAGCTGCGCGGTGGCCACCGACACGCTGCCGCCGGGCCTGTCGCAGTCCCTCACCGGCCAGCTCACCCAGCCCAGGGTCGAGCTGTGGCACCAGGCGGTCACCCTGGCGGCGCACCACCCGCTGCGCGGTGTCGGCCCCGAGCGGTTCGCCGACGAGGCCACCCCCTCGTCCGAGCTCGCCCCGGTCGCCGAGTCACCGCAGTCCGCGCCGCTCCAGCTCGCCGCCGAGCAGGGCATCCCCGGCGCCGCCCTGCTGGCGGCCGGCTTCTGCTGGCTGCTCACCGCCCTGTGGCGCTCCCCGCGCCCGACCCCGGTGGTGCTCACCGCCGCCGCCACGCTCACCTGCCTGGCGATGCTCGCCACCGTCGACCACGTCCTCAGCTACGCCGTGGTGACCGCGGGCGCCGGATTCCTGGCCGGCGTGGCGACGGCCCACCCCTTCACCGCGGAGCCCCTCGGCTGA
- a CDS encoding DUF6643 family protein yields the protein MTTPRGSYGGGYGGYSPSSSSFPDTPIYDSLVAERGTPQIAPIRVPSPYSGYDTGLANGYSGGSNLPALPALPALPSGPSSPSYQQPQPAAQGGYQGGGYQQPPAPYIPQPAAPRGGYGGNGYPNANGNGYPAMPPQPSPSGYEAARPVPPRPVPPRQVPGGHPEDQYPRRNLGQGGGGYYQG from the coding sequence ATGACCACCCCCCGCGGTTCGTACGGTGGCGGCTACGGCGGCTACTCCCCCTCGTCTTCGTCCTTCCCGGACACCCCGATCTACGACAGCCTCGTGGCCGAGCGCGGCACCCCGCAGATCGCACCCATCCGCGTGCCGTCGCCGTACTCCGGCTACGACACGGGACTGGCCAACGGCTACAGCGGCGGCAGCAACCTGCCGGCCCTGCCCGCGCTTCCCGCGCTGCCGTCGGGTCCGTCCTCGCCGTCGTACCAGCAGCCGCAGCCCGCGGCGCAGGGCGGCTACCAGGGCGGCGGCTACCAGCAGCCGCCCGCGCCGTACATCCCGCAGCCGGCCGCGCCGCGCGGCGGCTACGGCGGCAACGGCTACCCGAACGCCAACGGCAACGGCTATCCGGCCATGCCGCCGCAGCCCTCGCCCAGCGGTTACGAGGCCGCCCGGCCGGTGCCGCCGCGTCCCGTACCGCCGCGGCAGGTGCCCGGCGGGCACCCGGAGGACCAGTACCCGCGGCGCAACCTCGGCCAGGGCGGCGGGGGCTACTACCAGGGCTGA
- a CDS encoding Rv1733c family protein, whose amino-acid sequence MARRTRLTKRGWRWRRNPLRRRSDVVEAWLGVVTILLFCVAPLAGWWAGQSVDRTLQRVARTQRTERTLVAAAVVQSPAASDATAAPGAAKAAAAAAGADSDPRRGDVLRWIAPDHSLHTAKVPVGLEVWRGNEMLLWTDSTGVLVPPPLDNATATTHAVLAGLATGSAAGGVLLVSRQVLMWRLMRRRMDSWEREWARVGQDWGRAGAGG is encoded by the coding sequence ATGGCTCGTCGCACAAGGCTCACCAAGCGCGGGTGGCGGTGGCGGCGCAATCCGCTGCGCCGGCGTTCCGACGTCGTCGAGGCGTGGCTCGGAGTCGTCACCATCCTGCTGTTCTGCGTGGCTCCGCTGGCGGGCTGGTGGGCGGGGCAGTCCGTCGACCGCACCTTGCAGCGCGTGGCGCGCACCCAGCGGACAGAACGCACCCTGGTGGCCGCCGCTGTGGTGCAGTCCCCCGCGGCGTCCGACGCCACCGCGGCGCCCGGCGCGGCGAAGGCGGCGGCAGCGGCGGCCGGCGCCGACTCCGACCCGCGGCGCGGCGATGTGCTGCGCTGGATCGCGCCCGACCACTCGCTGCACACAGCGAAGGTTCCGGTGGGTCTTGAGGTCTGGCGCGGCAATGAGATGCTGCTGTGGACGGACAGCACCGGCGTGCTCGTACCGCCGCCGCTGGACAATGCCACGGCCACCACACACGCGGTGCTCGCGGGCCTGGCGACCGGCAGCGCGGCCGGCGGGGTGCTGCTGGTGTCCCGGCAGGTCCTGATGTGGCGGCTGATGCGGCGCAGAATGGACTCCTGGGAGCGCGAGTGGGCCAGGGTCGGCCAGGACTGGGGCCGGGCCGGCGCGGGCGGCTGA
- the dhaL gene encoding dihydroxyacetone kinase subunit DhaL produces MNATPDPETPVDAAFLRRWLEAATNAVDRESARLTELDSPIGDADHGSNIRRGFLAARTAVGQEPPETPGGVLVLVGRTLISTVGGASGPLYGTLLRRAGKDLGEEPAVSAARLRDALRAGVDGVAALGGAVPGDKTMLDSLLPALDALTGTLDAGGSAAEAFAAAAAAADEGAAATIALRARKGRASYLGERSVGHQDPGATSSALLVTALADTAREGS; encoded by the coding sequence ATGAACGCAACCCCCGACCCCGAGACTCCGGTCGACGCGGCCTTCCTGCGCCGCTGGCTGGAAGCGGCCACGAACGCCGTGGACCGCGAGTCCGCCCGGCTGACGGAGCTGGACTCCCCGATCGGCGACGCCGACCACGGGTCGAACATACGGCGCGGCTTCCTGGCCGCACGGACCGCCGTCGGGCAGGAGCCCCCGGAAACCCCCGGCGGTGTGCTGGTGCTGGTCGGACGGACGCTGATCAGTACGGTCGGCGGCGCCTCGGGGCCGCTGTACGGCACGCTGCTGCGGCGGGCGGGCAAGGACCTCGGCGAGGAGCCGGCGGTGTCAGCGGCCCGGCTGCGGGACGCGCTGCGCGCCGGGGTCGACGGGGTGGCCGCGCTCGGCGGGGCCGTACCGGGCGACAAGACCATGCTGGACTCGCTGCTGCCGGCCCTCGACGCGCTGACCGGCACGCTGGACGCGGGCGGCAGCGCGGCGGAGGCCTTCGCCGCCGCCGCGGCCGCGGCCGACGAGGGTGCGGCGGCGACCATCGCGCTGCGGGCCAGGAAGGGCCGGGCGAGTTATCTGGGCGAGCGCAGCGTCGGCCACCAGGACCCGGGGGCCACGTCCTCGGCGCTGCTGGTCACCGCGCTGGCCGACACCGCGCGGGAGGGCTCATGA
- a CDS encoding glutamate racemase produces MKIALVDSGLGLLAAAAAVRRMRPDADLVLSCDPDGMPWGLRTVQDVGERALRCALAAAERGPDVLIVACNTASVHALAAVRAALEPALPVVGTVPAIKPAAAGGGAVAIWATPATTCSAYQRGLIAEFGGGAEITEVPCPGLAEAVQAGDSAAVDAAVAAAAALTPMGVRALVLGCTHYELLTDRIAAAVPGAALFCSADAVAAQALRRIGAAPGPADAVSAGTGGLEVLLSGRAAGLPAVASVYAEGAALAVTPATA; encoded by the coding sequence ATGAAGATCGCCCTCGTGGACTCCGGCCTCGGACTGCTGGCCGCCGCCGCGGCCGTACGCCGGATGCGGCCGGACGCCGATCTGGTGCTGTCGTGCGATCCGGACGGTATGCCCTGGGGGCTGCGGACCGTGCAGGACGTCGGTGAACGCGCCCTGCGGTGCGCGCTGGCGGCGGCGGAGCGCGGTCCCGACGTGCTGATCGTGGCCTGCAACACCGCGTCGGTGCACGCGCTGGCGGCGGTACGGGCCGCGCTGGAGCCGGCCCTGCCGGTGGTGGGCACCGTGCCCGCGATCAAGCCGGCCGCGGCGGGCGGCGGCGCGGTCGCCATCTGGGCGACGCCCGCCACCACGTGCAGCGCCTACCAGCGCGGGCTGATCGCCGAATTCGGCGGCGGCGCGGAGATCACCGAGGTGCCGTGCCCCGGGCTCGCCGAAGCAGTACAGGCCGGTGACAGCGCCGCGGTGGACGCCGCGGTCGCCGCGGCGGCGGCACTGACCCCGATGGGCGTACGCGCGCTCGTACTCGGCTGCACGCACTACGAGCTGCTCACCGACCGGATCGCGGCGGCCGTCCCGGGCGCCGCGCTCTTCTGCTCCGCCGACGCCGTGGCCGCGCAGGCGCTGCGCAGGATCGGTGCGGCGCCGGGCCCCGCGGACGCCGTGTCCGCCGGCACCGGAGGGCTCGAAGTGCTGCTCAGCGGCCGCGCCGCCGGGCTGCCCGCCGTCGCGTCGGTGTACGCCGAGGGCGCCGCGCTGGCAGTGACACCCGCCACGGCCTGA
- a CDS encoding PTS-dependent dihydroxyacetone kinase phosphotransferase subunit DhaM: MTTPLVGVVLVSHSAQVAAAVADLATGLTGGGGDVPVAPAGGAPDGGLGTSSDLIAAAARSVDRGAGVAVLADLGSAVLTVKALLADDELPAGARLVDAPFLEGAVAAVVTASTGADLDAVAAAAADAYTYRKA, encoded by the coding sequence ATGACCACCCCGCTGGTGGGCGTCGTTCTGGTCTCGCACAGCGCCCAGGTGGCCGCCGCCGTCGCGGACCTCGCGACCGGGCTCACCGGGGGCGGCGGCGACGTCCCCGTGGCCCCGGCGGGCGGCGCCCCGGACGGCGGACTCGGCACCAGCTCGGACCTGATCGCCGCCGCGGCCCGTTCGGTGGACCGCGGCGCGGGCGTGGCGGTCCTGGCCGACCTGGGCAGCGCCGTCCTCACCGTCAAGGCGCTGCTCGCGGACGACGAACTCCCCGCCGGGGCACGGCTGGTGGACGCCCCCTTCCTCGAAGGCGCGGTCGCCGCGGTGGTCACCGCCTCGACCGGGGCCGACCTGGACGCGGTCGCCGCGGCGGCGGCGGACGCGTACACCTACCGCAAGGCCTGA
- a CDS encoding NUDIX hydrolase — MATPQFILDIRAKAGDTLLFLPGVVMVVFDDRGRVLLNRRVDTGKWALISGIPDPGEQPAEAAVREIEEETGVAAIVERVLSVFTNEPVVYGNGDRAQYVDIVLRCRAVGGEARVNDDESLDVRWFAPDELPPLGPIARGRIELALRDDPAWFAPAPAPGLADRGYRAP; from the coding sequence ATGGCGACTCCGCAATTCATCCTGGACATCCGCGCCAAGGCGGGCGACACGCTGCTGTTCCTGCCGGGCGTGGTGATGGTGGTGTTCGACGACCGCGGCCGGGTCCTGCTGAACCGCCGGGTCGACACCGGGAAGTGGGCGCTGATCAGCGGCATCCCCGACCCCGGTGAACAGCCCGCGGAGGCGGCCGTGCGCGAGATCGAGGAGGAGACCGGCGTCGCGGCGATCGTGGAGCGGGTGCTGAGCGTCTTCACCAACGAACCCGTGGTCTACGGCAACGGCGACCGGGCGCAGTACGTCGACATCGTGCTGCGCTGCCGCGCGGTCGGCGGCGAGGCGCGGGTCAACGACGACGAGTCGCTCGATGTGCGCTGGTTCGCCCCGGACGAGCTGCCGCCGCTCGGCCCGATCGCCCGCGGCCGGATCGAGCTGGCGCTGCGCGACGACCCCGCCTGGTTCGCCCCCGCGCCCGCACCGGGCCTCGCCGACCGCGGCTACCGGGCGCCCTGA
- a CDS encoding Tellurium resistance yields the protein MPTAEVRLEFGRRTGPDIPRADMCALLLAGGAPRGVGDLVDADVPAHGSGAVTHSRGRADGAVVDTLVLDLASLERAVTAVLVVVRAEGGPLGRIPGLRLSAAAEGARSVRLDCGGVTGGRMLVVGECYREEDGDGWRLRAVVLAAPVLPAEPRPAPPSSVLLPSDGMCAGPGLLRIAFGAQGGTAAGVDLCALFELADGRKGVVQPLGGAAGALRLPPYVRLDVDRGGAGGAELSVNLDHAVRFRRVLVYLALRGAGRSFADVRGTVTVRPDHGPPQDFALGPGGPDSTACALLLLTPEGDALRVRREVRHLAVRRGVSPQRIVDYAYGWGLVWTPAEV from the coding sequence TTGCCGACCGCCGAAGTCCGGCTGGAGTTCGGCCGGCGGACCGGTCCTGACATACCGCGTGCCGATATGTGCGCGCTTCTGCTCGCCGGCGGGGCGCCGCGCGGGGTCGGCGATCTCGTCGACGCGGATGTGCCCGCGCACGGCTCGGGAGCGGTCACTCACTCCCGCGGGCGCGCCGACGGCGCCGTCGTTGACACCCTCGTCCTCGACCTGGCGTCACTCGAAAGAGCAGTGACCGCGGTGCTCGTGGTGGTACGCGCCGAGGGCGGCCCGCTCGGCCGCATCCCCGGACTGCGGCTGAGCGCGGCGGCCGAGGGCGCGCGTTCCGTGCGGCTCGACTGCGGCGGTGTCACCGGCGGGCGGATGCTGGTGGTCGGCGAGTGCTACCGGGAGGAGGACGGCGACGGGTGGCGGCTGCGGGCCGTCGTCCTCGCCGCGCCTGTTCTCCCGGCCGAACCGCGGCCCGCGCCGCCGTCCTCCGTGCTGCTGCCGTCCGACGGTATGTGCGCCGGGCCCGGGCTGCTGCGGATCGCCTTCGGCGCGCAGGGGGGTACGGCCGCGGGCGTCGACCTGTGCGCGCTGTTCGAACTGGCCGACGGTCGCAAGGGGGTGGTCCAGCCGCTGGGCGGCGCCGCCGGTGCGTTGCGGCTGCCGCCGTACGTGCGGCTGGACGTGGACCGGGGCGGGGCCGGCGGGGCCGAGCTGAGCGTCAACCTCGACCACGCGGTGCGGTTCCGGCGGGTCCTGGTCTACCTCGCGCTGCGCGGCGCCGGGCGCAGCTTCGCCGATGTGCGCGGCACGGTCACGGTGCGGCCCGACCACGGGCCGCCGCAGGACTTCGCCCTCGGCCCCGGCGGCCCCGACTCCACGGCCTGCGCGCTGCTTCTGCTCACCCCGGAGGGGGACGCGCTGCGGGTGCGGCGGGAGGTCCGCCATCTCGCCGTCCGGCGGGGGGTGAGTCCACAGCGGATTGTCGACTACGCGTATGGCTGGGGTCTGGTGTGGACCCCGGCCGAGGTCTGA